The region GAGAGTCTCTTCAAGGAAAAAGAGGCTAAGAGCGAGGAGAACGAAAACCTGGTAATTTCTTTTGCTTGTGTTTTTCATCGCTGTCGTAGTAATAATAGTTGTATCCGTATTTACGACCTCTTAACTCAAGCCTGTTTACAATAGCTCCAACAATTTTCCCCCCCACAGTTACTATATTTTCGATACTGGATTCCAGCGCCTGCCTTTGAGTAACTCCAACACTTGTAACGAGTAAAATCCCATCCACAAATCTTGCAACAAGCCGTGAGTCTGCGAAACCCGCGATCGGCGCTGAATCAATGATGACATAATCGTATTGTTCATTCAGACGCTCAATCAGCTCCTTCATTTTTTTTGACCCAAGAAGCTCAGCAGGATTTGGCGGAAGTTGACCCGTGAGAATTATATCCAGACTGTTTACATCCGTATGATGAATTACACCCGAAAGTTCCATTTTACCGACAAGATAAGTGCTCAGTCCAAATGCATTGCCGTTACTCGAGAAAATTTTATGCAGCCTCGGCCTTCTCAAGTCCGCGTCTATCAGAACTACCCTATGTCCGGCCTGGGTAAGTGAAATTGCGAGATTGGAAGCACATGTGGTTTTTCCTTCAATGGGTTGAGAACTGGTAACCATGAGGGATGTCGGATTATTGTCGGCAGACGAGTACAGAATAGAGGTTCTAATAACCCTGAAGGATTCAGATATCAGGGACTTTGGATCTGTATAAGAGAGCTTCTCAAGATCTTGCAGTTCTATTCCATCTAAGAGTGGAACGACACCTAAAACCGGAAGAGCAAATCTTCTTTTAAACTCTTCCTCGTCTTTTATAGTGTTATCAAAATGCTCGAAGATAAATGCCAGAAAAACACCTATCATAAGACCCATCAGGGTTGCAAGGAGCACATTAAATCTTATATTTGGCTTATAAGGAACAAGTGGAACAGATGCATAATCCACAACCTGTATGTTAGTTGCCTTGATCCCGGATGTTACTTCAGTCTCTTTAAGCCTTTGAAGAAGATTCTGGTAGATGGACTTGTTTGTGTCTACCTCCCTTTCAAGAATCTTATACTGGATGGCTTTGTCATTTAGTTGGGCAGTCTGATTTTTCTGGTCAGTGGTTCTTTTCCTGATAATGTCTTCTTTTCTTACTGCTCCCTGGTAATCCTTCTTTATGCTTTCGGCGATTGCATCCGTCCGCGCCGTGATATCG is a window of Thermodesulfobacteriota bacterium DNA encoding:
- a CDS encoding polysaccharide biosynthesis tyrosine autokinase codes for the protein MGEEENRGIEEYKSRGLKERDDHSLSTEVIREYDSYIEDKLDLRDYLDVILRRKWVVISCLVFSIVTVTILSLVKTPVYKSEATIEIAPENPRITTFEEVINVDAMQREFYETQYQLIKSKSLAKEVVSSLALGSHPEFATGEKSKKGLLPSIKNAVAGIITRKKGSDRGETKKKKLAGEEGLISSFINRVEVTPDRRSRLLDVSFESADPELSANAVNTLVDKFIEWVLDRRLDATKAARGFLEKQLEQVKAKLERAEEELSAFAKSAGIVSLDENLNIIYKQLAELNETLSEAESERLSKEALYKEVQDGNYEYLPQVMSDPSIQALNEEYTKLNSEHDNLAVIYGQNYPEIKQLSAQLGRIRSDITARTDAIAESIKKDYQGAVRKEDIIRKRTTDQKNQTAQLNDKAIQYKILEREVDTNKSIYQNLLQRLKETEVTSGIKATNIQVVDYASVPLVPYKPNIRFNVLLATLMGLMIGVFLAFIFEHFDNTIKDEEEFKRRFALPVLGVVPLLDGIELQDLEKLSYTDPKSLISESFRVIRTSILYSSADNNPTSLMVTSSQPIEGKTTCASNLAISLTQAGHRVVLIDADLRRPRLHKIFSSNGNAFGLSTYLVGKMELSGVIHHTDVNSLDIILTGQLPPNPAELLGSKKMKELIERLNEQYDYVIIDSAPIAGFADSRLVARFVDGILLVTSVGVTQRQALESSIENIVTVGGKIVGAIVNRLELRGRKYGYNYYYYDSDEKHKQKKLPGFRSPRS